The DNA segment CCGGCCATCGGACGGCTGACCAGCATCCAGGTGCTCAACGGCATTTCGGCCAACCCACCGGACTACGCCGCCAACCGGAGACCGTCCGTCCTCAACTGCACGCTGACGAACGCGGCTGGTGACACCTTCACCTCATCGGTCGACCTGACGCTCGACGACGTGCCAGGAGCGAAGGAATACACCTCCGTCAACGGCAACAACGTCACTGACGTCAAGTGCGTGATCAAGGCCGCGTACCAGGGTGACGCGACGAAGCCGCTGGCGATCAACGAGGTGACCTTCTTCGAGGACAAGAGTCGCAAGGTCACCATCGGCAAGTGAGCTCAGCTGGTTTTTCGGCGTAACAGCTCGAAACTCACGACGGCGGCGGCGGTCGAGACGTTCAGCGACTCGACCTCGCCGGCCATCGGGATGCGGACCCACATGCCCACGTACGGCTTGACCTGCTCGCTGAGGCCGTGGGTTTCCCCGCCCAGCACGAACACCACGCGCTCGGGAAATTCGGCCTCGTACAACGAAAGTGGCCCCTCCGAGTCGAGACCCACCAGGACGTAGTTGGCCTCCAGCAGCTGCGCGGCGGCCTCCTCGGCCGTCGAGCAACGCAGAATTGGTGCGCGGAAAGCGATCCCGGCCGACGCCTTGACAACCAGCGGCCCCAGACCTGCGACGCCGTGGTGCGGCACGACGATGCCGGCGACGCCGGCAGCGGTGGCGGCGCGGATGATCATGCCGACGTTGGCCGGCGTGGTGATGCCGTCAAGGAGCAGCAAGGCGTCCGGCTGCTGCCGGTAGTCGACGTTGACGGCGGCGCC comes from the Fodinicola acaciae genome and includes:
- a CDS encoding TrmH family RNA methyltransferase; the encoded protein is MTEDSPRDRFVTVYGRKPVVEALHDANLKVDKVLLAHQARGDSVNDILRAAKTRDVPVRRVDADRIKRLAGNGKQDQGVMADVLAPRMRTLGAAVNVDYRQQPDALLLLDGITTPANVGMIIRAATAAGVAGIVVPHHGVAGLGPLVVKASAGIAFRAPILRCSTAEEAAAQLLEANYVLVGLDSEGPLSLYEAEFPERVVFVLGGETHGLSEQVKPYVGMWVRIPMAGEVESLNVSTAAAVVSFELLRRKTS